Proteins from a genomic interval of Clostridium cochlearium:
- a CDS encoding GntR family transcriptional regulator, with amino-acid sequence MKIKLDDSKPIYLQIAEGIEDDILNGFLEEESQVMSTTQFSEIYGINPATSRKGMNILVEEGILYKKRGIGMFVKSGALEYIKNKRRKRFFEDYILETLKEGKKLELSKEDIINMIKDYKE; translated from the coding sequence TTGAAAATTAAATTAGATGATTCAAAACCCATATACTTGCAAATTGCAGAGGGCATAGAAGATGATATATTAAATGGATTTTTAGAAGAAGAAAGCCAGGTAATGTCCACCACTCAATTCTCTGAAATTTATGGTATAAATCCAGCAACTTCTAGAAAAGGAATGAACATTTTAGTAGAAGAAGGAATTTTATATAAAAAAAGAGGTATAGGCATGTTTGTAAAAAGTGGAGCTTTAGAATATATAAAAAACAAAAGAAGAAAGAGATTTTTTGAAGATTATATTTTAGAAACTTTAAAAGAAGGAAAAAAACTAGAACTTTCCAAAGAAGACATTATAAACATGATAAAGGATTATAAGGAGTGA